In Trichomycterus rosablanca isolate fTriRos1 chromosome 4, fTriRos1.hap1, whole genome shotgun sequence, one DNA window encodes the following:
- the LOC134312198 gene encoding putative mediator of RNA polymerase II transcription subunit 26 isoform X2, which produces MFWFKKLWCCSVPADEDEEPHRPKPEKKEKKKKKWWQRLKKKARQEDTNVEEQQIIGNEENAGMSTQVLQDQGQEPEVQVVQMEEKNQVEPGMEENQMMGNENAGMSTQVLQEQGQEPEVQVVQMEEKNQVEPGMEENQMMGNENAGMSTQVLQDQGQEPEVQVVQMEEKNQVEPSMEANQMMGNEENAGISTQVLQDQGQDTEVQVVQMEEKNQVKPSMEEKNLDKKNQEEQKIEDPLEAILEKIFRSSDEVVQQQNVQDEHILIAPTFITQYEEYERLMETTIENEGMFDPAGAPVSPLSMLKLKRTSRWTERPVMVLPSSQYISSALLCSAALWRPSERPRSTGIVQKLFRRQNKNKVH; this is translated from the exons ATGTTCTGGTTTAAGAAGTTGTGGTGTTGTAGCGTCCCGGCCGACGAGGATGAGGAGCCGCACAGACCCAAACCTGAaaagaaggagaagaagaagaagaaatggtGGCAGAGACTCAAAAAGAAGGCGAGGCAGGAGGACACGAATGTGGAGGAACAACAGATAATAGGAAACGAAGAGAATGCAGGGATGAGTACCCAGGTTCTGCAGGACCAAGGGCAGGAACCAGAGGTACAGGTGGTGCAGATGGAAGAGAAGAACCAGGTGGAGCCGGGCATGGAGGAGAATCAGATGATGGGAAATGAGAATGCAGGGATGAGTACCCAGGTTCTGCAGGAGCAAGGGCAGGAACCAGAGGTACAGGTGGTACAGATGGAAGAGAAGAACCAGGTGGAGCCGGGCATGGAGGAGAATCAGATGATGGGAAATGAGAATGCAGGGATGAGTACCCAGGTTCTGCAGGACCAAGGGCAGGAACCAGAGGTACAGGTGGTACAGATGGAAGAGAAGAACCAGGTGGAGCCGAGCATGGAGGCGAATCAGATGATGGGAAACGAGGAAAACGCAGGGATAAGTACCCAGGTTCTGCAGGACCAAGGGCAGGATACAGAGGTACAGGTGGTACAGATGGAAGAGAAGAACCAGGTGAAGCCAAGCATGGAGGAGAAGAACCTGGACAAGAAAAACCAAGAGGAGCAGAAGATTGAAG ATCCACTTGAGGCTATTCTGGAGAAGATCTTCAGGTCCTCTGATGAAGTGGTGCAGCAGCAGAACGTTCAGGACGAGCACATTCTGATTGCTCCCACATTTATAACCCAATATGAAGAGTATGAGAGACTGATGGAGACCACGATTGAGAATGAAG gcATGTTCGACCCCGCCGGCGCCCCCGTGTCCCCCCTCTCCATGCTGAAGCTGAAGAGAACGAGCCGCTGGACTGAGCGCCCTGTAATGGTGCTGCCATCCTCACAATACATCTCATCGGCTCTGCTGTGTTCTGCAGCGCTGTGGCGTCCTTCAGAACGTCCACGCTCCACAGGGATCGTCCAGAAACTTTTCCGTcgtcaaaataaaaataaagttcattaa
- the LOC134312198 gene encoding trichohyalin-like isoform X1: MFWFKKLWCCSVPADEDEEPHRPKPEKKEKKKKKWWQRLKKKARQEDTNVEEQQIIGNEENAGMSTQVLQDQGQEPEVQVVQMEEKNQVEPGMEENQMMGNENAGMSTQVLQEQGQEPEVQVVQMEEKNQVEPGMEENQMMGNENAGMSTQVLQDQGQEPEVQVVQMEEKNQVEPSMEANQMMGNEENAGISTQVLQDQGQDTEVQVVQMEEKNQVKPSMEEKNLDKKNQEEQKIEADPLEAILEKIFRSSDEVVQQQNVQDEHILIAPTFITQYEEYERLMETTIENEGMFDPAGAPVSPLSMLKLKRTSRWTERPVMVLPSSQYISSALLCSAALWRPSERPRSTGIVQKLFRRQNKNKVH, from the exons ATGTTCTGGTTTAAGAAGTTGTGGTGTTGTAGCGTCCCGGCCGACGAGGATGAGGAGCCGCACAGACCCAAACCTGAaaagaaggagaagaagaagaagaaatggtGGCAGAGACTCAAAAAGAAGGCGAGGCAGGAGGACACGAATGTGGAGGAACAACAGATAATAGGAAACGAAGAGAATGCAGGGATGAGTACCCAGGTTCTGCAGGACCAAGGGCAGGAACCAGAGGTACAGGTGGTGCAGATGGAAGAGAAGAACCAGGTGGAGCCGGGCATGGAGGAGAATCAGATGATGGGAAATGAGAATGCAGGGATGAGTACCCAGGTTCTGCAGGAGCAAGGGCAGGAACCAGAGGTACAGGTGGTACAGATGGAAGAGAAGAACCAGGTGGAGCCGGGCATGGAGGAGAATCAGATGATGGGAAATGAGAATGCAGGGATGAGTACCCAGGTTCTGCAGGACCAAGGGCAGGAACCAGAGGTACAGGTGGTACAGATGGAAGAGAAGAACCAGGTGGAGCCGAGCATGGAGGCGAATCAGATGATGGGAAACGAGGAAAACGCAGGGATAAGTACCCAGGTTCTGCAGGACCAAGGGCAGGATACAGAGGTACAGGTGGTACAGATGGAAGAGAAGAACCAGGTGAAGCCAAGCATGGAGGAGAAGAACCTGGACAAGAAAAACCAAGAGGAGCAGAAGATTGAAG CAGATCCACTTGAGGCTATTCTGGAGAAGATCTTCAGGTCCTCTGATGAAGTGGTGCAGCAGCAGAACGTTCAGGACGAGCACATTCTGATTGCTCCCACATTTATAACCCAATATGAAGAGTATGAGAGACTGATGGAGACCACGATTGAGAATGAAG gcATGTTCGACCCCGCCGGCGCCCCCGTGTCCCCCCTCTCCATGCTGAAGCTGAAGAGAACGAGCCGCTGGACTGAGCGCCCTGTAATGGTGCTGCCATCCTCACAATACATCTCATCGGCTCTGCTGTGTTCTGCAGCGCTGTGGCGTCCTTCAGAACGTCCACGCTCCACAGGGATCGTCCAGAAACTTTTCCGTcgtcaaaataaaaataaagttcattaa